A portion of the Bifidobacterium lemurum genome contains these proteins:
- the trpA gene encoding tryptophan synthase subunit alpha, with amino-acid sequence MTNETASTPSGQPLGISHKPSATEAMFTAFKAEDKPAFIGYLPYGFPNPETSLDALRTMVEHGVDAVEIGLPYSDPIMDGPVIQAASQIALRNGERINGVFKAVETVANAGGVPLVMSYWNLIFHYGVERFARDFENAGGAGLITADLIPDEAGEWIEASDRHGLDRIFLVSPDSSDERLRLVARNARGFVYAASRMGVTGERDTLGTSPETLVERTRKAGATNVCVGIGVSTAAQGAQVGRYADGVIVGSALVHTLLNDDNRTARDAAEGLALLAAKTDELAEGIHNARR; translated from the coding sequence ATGACGAACGAAACAGCATCCACCCCGTCCGGCCAGCCTTTGGGCATCAGCCATAAGCCCAGCGCCACCGAGGCCATGTTCACCGCGTTCAAAGCCGAGGACAAGCCGGCCTTCATCGGCTACCTGCCCTACGGCTTTCCGAACCCCGAAACGTCGCTCGACGCGCTGCGCACCATGGTCGAGCACGGCGTCGACGCGGTCGAGATCGGCCTGCCCTACTCCGACCCGATAATGGACGGCCCCGTCATCCAGGCCGCCAGCCAGATCGCCCTGCGCAACGGCGAACGCATCAACGGCGTGTTCAAAGCCGTGGAGACCGTGGCCAACGCTGGCGGCGTGCCGCTGGTCATGAGCTACTGGAACCTCATCTTCCACTATGGGGTCGAACGGTTCGCGCGCGATTTCGAAAACGCGGGCGGCGCTGGCTTGATCACCGCGGACCTCATCCCGGACGAGGCGGGGGAGTGGATCGAGGCCTCCGACCGTCACGGACTCGACCGCATCTTCCTGGTCTCCCCGGATTCCAGCGACGAACGGCTGCGTCTCGTCGCCAGGAACGCGCGCGGCTTCGTCTACGCCGCCTCCCGTATGGGCGTGACCGGCGAACGCGACACGCTCGGCACGTCCCCCGAGACGCTGGTCGAACGCACGCGCAAGGCCGGCGCCACGAACGTGTGCGTGGGCATCGGCGTCTCCACCGCCGCTCAGGGCGCCCAGGTCGGCCGGTACGCCGACGGCGTCATCGTCGGCTCGGCGCTGGTGCACACGCTGCTGAACGACGACAACCGCACCGCCCGCGACGCCGCCGAAGGATTGGCATTGCTCGCCGCGAAGACGGACGAGCTCGCCGAAGGCATCCACAACGCGCGGCGCTGA
- the lgt gene encoding prolipoprotein diacylglyceryl transferase: MNLAYIPSPTFSSFDIGPVTIRMYAVCILVGICFAVWILTTRWKRVGGTFDQVLDTTLVAVPCGIVGARLYHCITTPSMYFPPTGDLVNILKIWEGGLAIFGGISVGALAAFLWCRHRHYPFALLADCLAPGLLVAQAIGRLGNWFNQELYGWPTTLPWGLKLNDADAIGKTEVCYTGSACPDGADTLFHPTFLYEMIWNLVGAALIVVIGRKLADQLKAGQQFAMYMIWYGLGRSWIENVRINYSTVILGLRTNVWTAIIVFVLGCVLFVVLYKHGSRTEELAGRLASVSADELERQRLADEKAKARKGR; this comes from the coding sequence ATGAATCTCGCGTATATCCCGTCGCCGACCTTCTCGTCGTTCGACATCGGCCCGGTCACCATCCGCATGTACGCGGTCTGCATCCTCGTCGGCATCTGTTTCGCCGTCTGGATTCTGACCACCCGATGGAAACGGGTCGGCGGCACCTTCGACCAGGTGCTCGACACGACGCTGGTCGCCGTGCCCTGCGGCATCGTGGGCGCGCGTCTGTACCACTGCATCACCACGCCCAGCATGTACTTCCCGCCGACCGGTGATCTGGTGAACATCCTCAAGATATGGGAGGGCGGACTGGCGATTTTCGGAGGCATCTCCGTGGGCGCGCTGGCCGCGTTCCTGTGGTGCCGCCACCGCCATTACCCCTTCGCGCTGCTCGCCGACTGCCTCGCCCCGGGACTGCTGGTGGCGCAGGCCATCGGACGGTTGGGCAACTGGTTCAACCAGGAGCTGTACGGCTGGCCCACCACCCTGCCGTGGGGGTTGAAGCTCAACGACGCGGACGCCATCGGCAAAACCGAGGTGTGCTATACCGGATCGGCCTGTCCCGACGGCGCGGACACGCTGTTCCACCCCACGTTCCTGTACGAGATGATCTGGAACCTCGTCGGGGCGGCGCTGATCGTCGTCATCGGAAGGAAACTCGCCGACCAGCTCAAGGCCGGCCAGCAGTTCGCCATGTACATGATCTGGTACGGTCTGGGCCGCAGCTGGATCGAGAACGTGCGCATCAACTATTCGACGGTGATCCTCGGCCTGCGCACCAACGTATGGACCGCGATCATCGTGTTCGTGCTCGGATGCGTCCTCTTCGTCGTGTTGTACAAGCACGGCAGCCGCACGGAGGAACTGGCGGGCCGTCTCGCCTCGGTGAGCGCCGACGAGCTCGAACGCCAGAGACTGGCCGACGAGAAAGCCAAGGCTCGCAAAGGGCGTTGA
- the hisG gene encoding ATP phosphoribosyltransferase: MLRIAVPNKGMLSEPAWNMLAEAGYRLRSNPRQLVVEDPDNDVELFYLRPIDIAVYVGRGTIDVGITGHDLLLNSGTEAQRHMDLGFGASTFRFAAPNESPIASLADIEGKRVATSFDKLVHDYLVRNGINAETIHLDGAVESSVQLGVADLIADVVSTGTTLRNAGLRIFGDPIMRSEAILIRSPRLDEHDERLTILSRRLQGVLTAQRYVLMDYDIPVEKVSAAVAVTPGFESPTISPLHDKQWAAVRVMVPKAKVNQLMDKLYEVGARGIIVTALQASRM; the protein is encoded by the coding sequence ATGCTCAGAATCGCCGTGCCCAACAAGGGCATGCTGTCCGAACCCGCATGGAATATGCTCGCCGAAGCGGGCTATCGTCTGCGTTCCAACCCCCGCCAGCTGGTGGTGGAGGATCCGGACAACGACGTGGAGCTGTTCTATCTGCGGCCGATCGACATCGCCGTGTATGTGGGCCGAGGCACCATCGACGTGGGCATCACCGGCCACGACCTGCTGCTCAACTCGGGCACCGAGGCGCAGCGCCATATGGATCTGGGATTCGGCGCCTCCACGTTCCGTTTCGCCGCGCCGAACGAATCCCCGATCGCCTCGCTGGCGGATATCGAAGGCAAGCGTGTGGCCACATCCTTCGACAAGCTGGTGCACGACTACCTCGTGCGCAACGGCATCAACGCCGAAACCATCCACCTTGACGGCGCGGTCGAATCCTCCGTGCAGCTGGGCGTCGCCGATCTGATCGCGGACGTGGTCTCCACCGGCACCACCCTGCGCAATGCGGGCCTGCGTATTTTCGGCGATCCGATCATGCGGTCCGAAGCCATTCTGATCCGTTCCCCGCGTCTCGACGAGCATGACGAGCGTCTGACGATCCTCAGCCGCCGTCTGCAGGGCGTGCTGACCGCCCAGCGGTACGTGCTGATGGACTACGACATCCCCGTCGAGAAGGTGTCCGCGGCCGTCGCGGTGACCCCCGGCTTCGAAAGTCCGACGATTTCGCCGCTGCACGACAAGCAGTGGGCCGCCGTGCGCGTCATGGTTCCCAAGGCGAAGGTCAACCAGTTGATGGACAAACTGTATGAGGTCGGTGCGCGCGGCATCATCGTGACCGCGTTGCAGGCCTCCCGCATGTAG
- a CDS encoding small basic family protein: MAAVLGLIVGVVVGVFVKPDIPVVLQPYLPIMVVAALDALLGAARAYFERSFHDRVFVISFFANVLTATLLVFLGNQLGVGSQLQTAVIVVLGIRIFSNVSSIRRFIFRG; encoded by the coding sequence ATGGCAGCCGTGTTGGGATTGATCGTCGGGGTGGTCGTCGGCGTGTTCGTCAAGCCGGATATTCCCGTCGTGCTCCAACCATATCTTCCGATCATGGTGGTGGCGGCGCTCGACGCCCTGCTGGGCGCGGCGCGCGCGTATTTCGAGCGCAGCTTCCACGACCGCGTGTTCGTCATCTCCTTCTTCGCGAACGTGCTGACCGCGACGCTGCTGGTGTTCCTCGGCAACCAGCTCGGCGTCGGCTCCCAGCTGCAGACGGCCGTGATCGTCGTGCTCGGCATCCGCATCTTCTCCAACGTGTCGTCCATCCGCCGCTTCATCTTCCGGGGCTGA
- a CDS encoding bifunctional indole-3-glycerol phosphate synthase/tryptophan synthase subunit beta: MSVLDELVAGAVEDAKAREARVSLAELKERAAQAPAPLDAKRWLKRADGIPVIAEIKRASPSKGHLSDIPDPAALAREYEAGGASAISCLTEGRRFLGSLDDFDQVKAAVAIPVLRKDFIVNDYQVWEARAHGADIILLIVAALDDETLKRLLDLAHELGMTVLVETHTREEIQRAVKAGAKVMGINARNLKDLKVDVGKYRELADDLPDDVIRVAESGVFGTVELEDYARAGADAVLVGEGVATADDHVMAVSRLVKAGEIVKASETTPLSEHDGPYFGPFGGRYVPEAMIHALDELETVYEQAKADPEFHKELARLQKQYVGRQSPLTEAPRFAAMLNERVGINARVFLKREDLNHTGAHKINHALGQALLVKRMGKTRVIAETGAGQHGVATATVCAMLGLKCRVYMGQIDARRQALNVARMRMLGAEVVEVTTGDMILKDAINEALRDWVTNVADTHYLLGTVCGPHPYPSMVRDFQKVIGEEIKEQLNDWYDIDHPDAVCACVGGGSNAIGAMNAFLDDERVNLYGYEAGGHGPESGRHAIRFAPGTGQLGMFQGAKSYLLETDEGQTLDTYSISAGLDYASVGPEHAWLKEIGRVTYDYATDEEAMNAFRDLSQTEGIIPAIESAHAVAGAFKAAADLKAKGYENPVIVINVSGRGDKDMATAGKWFGYLTDEQSAALEVTGAHGDTVA, translated from the coding sequence ATGTCGGTACTTGACGAATTGGTGGCGGGAGCCGTCGAGGACGCCAAGGCGCGCGAAGCGCGGGTGAGCCTCGCCGAACTCAAGGAACGGGCGGCCCAGGCCCCCGCTCCGCTCGACGCCAAACGATGGCTCAAGCGCGCCGACGGCATCCCCGTGATCGCCGAGATCAAGCGCGCCAGCCCCTCCAAAGGCCATCTGAGCGACATTCCCGATCCGGCCGCGCTGGCCCGCGAATACGAGGCCGGAGGCGCGAGCGCGATCTCGTGCCTGACCGAGGGGCGCCGGTTCCTCGGCAGCCTCGACGACTTCGACCAGGTGAAGGCCGCCGTCGCCATCCCCGTGCTGCGCAAGGACTTCATCGTCAACGACTACCAGGTCTGGGAGGCGCGCGCCCACGGAGCGGACATCATCCTGCTCATCGTGGCCGCGCTCGACGACGAGACCCTGAAGCGTCTGCTCGACCTCGCGCACGAGCTGGGCATGACCGTGCTGGTCGAAACCCACACCCGCGAGGAGATCCAGCGTGCCGTCAAAGCCGGCGCGAAGGTGATGGGCATCAACGCCCGCAACCTCAAAGACCTCAAGGTCGATGTGGGCAAATACCGCGAACTGGCCGACGATCTGCCGGACGACGTGATCCGCGTCGCCGAATCCGGCGTGTTCGGCACGGTCGAATTGGAGGACTACGCCCGCGCCGGAGCCGACGCGGTGCTGGTCGGCGAGGGCGTGGCCACCGCCGACGACCATGTGATGGCGGTGAGCCGTCTTGTGAAGGCAGGAGAGATTGTGAAAGCATCCGAAACCACCCCGTTGAGCGAACACGACGGCCCGTATTTCGGCCCGTTCGGCGGCCGCTACGTGCCCGAGGCGATGATCCACGCGCTCGACGAGCTCGAAACCGTATACGAGCAGGCCAAGGCCGACCCCGAATTCCATAAGGAGCTCGCCAGGTTGCAGAAGCAGTACGTCGGCCGCCAGAGCCCGCTGACCGAGGCGCCGCGCTTCGCCGCCATGCTCAACGAGCGGGTCGGCATCAACGCGCGCGTGTTCTTGAAGCGCGAGGACCTCAACCACACCGGCGCGCACAAGATCAACCATGCGCTCGGCCAGGCGCTGCTCGTCAAGCGTATGGGCAAGACGCGCGTGATCGCCGAAACCGGCGCCGGCCAGCACGGCGTGGCCACCGCCACCGTATGCGCGATGCTCGGCCTCAAATGCCGCGTCTACATGGGTCAGATCGACGCCCGCCGCCAAGCCCTCAACGTGGCCCGCATGCGCATGCTCGGCGCGGAGGTCGTGGAGGTCACCACCGGCGACATGATCCTCAAGGACGCCATCAACGAGGCGTTGCGCGACTGGGTCACCAACGTGGCCGACACCCATTACCTGCTCGGCACGGTGTGCGGCCCGCATCCGTATCCGTCCATGGTGCGCGACTTCCAGAAGGTCATCGGCGAGGAGATCAAGGAGCAGCTCAACGACTGGTACGACATCGACCATCCCGACGCGGTGTGCGCCTGCGTGGGCGGCGGATCCAACGCCATCGGCGCGATGAACGCCTTCCTCGACGACGAACGCGTGAACCTGTACGGCTACGAGGCCGGCGGGCACGGTCCCGAATCCGGCAGGCACGCCATCCGCTTCGCGCCCGGCACCGGCCAGCTCGGCATGTTCCAAGGTGCCAAAAGCTACCTGCTGGAGACCGACGAGGGCCAGACGCTGGACACGTATTCCATCTCCGCCGGCCTCGACTACGCCTCGGTGGGCCCCGAGCACGCCTGGCTCAAGGAGATCGGCCGCGTCACCTACGACTACGCCACCGACGAGGAGGCCATGAACGCCTTCAGGGATCTGAGCCAGACCGAAGGCATCATCCCCGCCATCGAATCCGCGCACGCCGTCGCCGGCGCCTTCAAGGCCGCCGCCGACCTCAAGGCCAAGGGCTATGAGAATCCGGTGATCGTGATCAACGTCTCCGGCCGCGGCGACAAGGACATGGCCACCGCCGGCAAATGGTTCGGCTATCTGACCGACGAGCAGAGCGCCGCGTTGGAGGTCACCGGCGCGCACGGCGACACGGTCGCCTGA
- a CDS encoding DUF881 domain-containing protein encodes MARRREPRDVLEKMHSQHAQDKKNDRMETGSFPQVRKKPKRDLNRNASRARLLTSALVMVLCALLGFGYMTQINNTTSTYETMSESELVRLITESNTQLSNLQQRKNELTSQLNSLKSAVDEQEQAQRIAKQNEETSGLLSGRLPATGEGVIVTVGEGRDEKVDASIMFSLIEELRNAGAEVIAINDVRVVATTYIKDADTGLVSDGVTLTPSYVVRAIGNSQDLANAVNIAGGVGAQLQVKYGATVTVETSDTVEINQVRDDTQYKYAKTVE; translated from the coding sequence ATGGCCAGAAGACGTGAACCGCGCGATGTGCTGGAGAAAATGCACAGCCAGCACGCCCAGGACAAAAAGAACGACCGGATGGAGACCGGTTCGTTCCCGCAGGTGCGCAAAAAACCCAAGCGCGACCTCAACCGCAACGCGTCGCGCGCCCGTCTGCTGACCAGCGCGCTGGTGATGGTGCTGTGCGCGTTGCTGGGCTTCGGCTACATGACGCAGATCAACAACACCACCTCGACCTACGAGACGATGAGCGAAAGCGAGCTCGTGCGTCTGATCACCGAATCGAACACGCAGCTGTCGAATCTGCAGCAGCGCAAAAACGAGTTGACCAGCCAGCTCAACTCGCTGAAAAGCGCCGTGGACGAGCAGGAGCAGGCCCAACGCATCGCCAAGCAGAACGAGGAGACCTCCGGCCTGCTTTCCGGCAGACTGCCCGCCACCGGCGAGGGCGTCATCGTCACCGTCGGCGAAGGACGCGACGAGAAGGTCGACGCCTCGATCATGTTCAGCCTGATCGAGGAACTGCGCAACGCCGGCGCCGAGGTCATCGCCATCAACGACGTGCGCGTGGTCGCCACCACCTACATCAAAGACGCCGACACGGGCCTGGTTTCGGACGGCGTGACGCTGACCCCCAGCTATGTGGTGCGCGCCATCGGCAATTCGCAGGATCTGGCGAACGCCGTGAACATCGCCGGGGGAGTGGGCGCCCAGCTGCAGGTGAAATACGGGGCGACCGTTACTGTGGAGACGAGCGACACGGTCGAGATCAACCAAGTTCGCGACGATACCCAATACAAGTACGCAAAGACGGTAGAATAA
- the rpe gene encoding ribulose-phosphate 3-epimerase, which yields MMSIEIAPSILSADFCNLERDLKAIANADLVHVDVMDHHFVPNLTLGEPIVERICQVTDLPVDVHLMIEDPDRWAPEYAKLGAASVSFHMGATHAPVRLARQLRDMGCKACFAVRPAEPVEPIFDILDEFDMILIMTVEPGFGGQKFLDNQMAKVRRLRDEITRRGLKTKIQVDGGVSPKTAHIVAEAGADVLVAGSAVYGADSPAEAIDSIREKAAAAFKA from the coding sequence ATCATGAGCATTGAAATCGCACCCAGCATCCTGTCCGCCGACTTCTGCAATCTCGAGCGTGACCTCAAAGCCATCGCCAACGCCGATCTGGTCCACGTCGATGTGATGGACCACCATTTCGTGCCGAACCTCACCCTCGGCGAGCCGATCGTCGAGCGCATCTGCCAGGTGACCGACCTGCCGGTCGACGTGCACCTGATGATCGAGGACCCCGACCGTTGGGCCCCTGAATACGCCAAGCTCGGCGCCGCCTCCGTGAGCTTCCATATGGGCGCCACGCACGCTCCCGTGCGTCTGGCCCGCCAGCTGCGCGACATGGGCTGCAAGGCCTGCTTCGCCGTGCGTCCGGCCGAACCGGTCGAGCCGATCTTCGACATCCTCGACGAGTTCGACATGATTCTCATCATGACCGTGGAACCCGGTTTCGGCGGCCAGAAGTTCCTCGACAACCAGATGGCCAAGGTGCGTCGCCTGCGCGACGAGATCACCCGTAGGGGACTGAAGACCAAGATCCAGGTCGATGGCGGCGTGAGCCCCAAAACCGCGCATATCGTGGCCGAGGCCGGCGCCGACGTGCTGGTGGCCGGTTCCGCCGTGTACGGCGCGGACAGCCCCGCCGAGGCGATCGATTCGATCCGCGAGAAGGCCGCCGCCGCATTCAAGGCCTGA
- a CDS encoding CDP-alcohol phosphatidyltransferase family protein, with protein sequence MSNSKFENRYSPEARDIYFTVPNAISLLRIASIPFIAVLIARHEMVAALVVIAISAISDGVDGIIARKFNQVSKIGQILDPIADRLLIFCSILALGIAGIIPWWMLIVVGLRDLWMAIQVLWLAQYDYGPLPVHFVGKTGTALLMISIVALIFADLGTGALFAMLHTAALATGIWGIAMYWLAGYIYTRQGISLLRKELGDRHGA encoded by the coding sequence ATGAGCAATTCGAAATTCGAGAATCGGTATAGCCCGGAGGCGCGCGACATCTACTTCACCGTGCCGAACGCCATCAGCCTGCTGCGTATCGCTTCGATTCCGTTCATCGCGGTGCTGATCGCCCGCCATGAGATGGTCGCGGCCTTGGTGGTGATCGCGATATCGGCGATTTCTGACGGCGTGGACGGCATCATCGCCCGCAAATTCAACCAGGTCAGCAAAATCGGGCAGATCCTCGATCCCATTGCCGACCGTTTGCTCATCTTCTGTTCGATTCTCGCCCTTGGAATAGCCGGCATCATCCCTTGGTGGATGCTGATTGTGGTGGGATTGCGCGACCTGTGGATGGCTATCCAGGTGCTTTGGCTCGCCCAATACGACTACGGCCCGCTGCCGGTGCATTTCGTGGGAAAAACCGGCACCGCGCTGCTGATGATATCGATTGTTGCGCTGATTTTCGCGGATCTGGGCACGGGGGCGTTGTTCGCCATGCTGCATACGGCGGCCCTCGCCACCGGCATCTGGGGCATCGCCATGTATTGGCTGGCCGGCTACATCTACACCCGTCAGGGCATATCGTTGCTGCGTAAGGAACTGGGGGACCGCCATGGCGCTTGA
- a CDS encoding ABC transporter ATP-binding protein, whose protein sequence is MKHTYTSVGRQEQFPIHASGLCKRVSPRKGETITLLDNVEFTAPWGAMTGIVGPSGSGKSTLLYCLAGLEPVSSGQVDILGQRVSSMGPAASARFRREHLGFVFQAYNLVPSMSVEDNLKLPFTLRNARWPQSRVSGVLTRLGIDGLVKTNVTLLSGGEQQRVALARTLLSDPDVIFADEPTGALDRDTGNRVVDELAAFANHPGHAVVMVTHSAQVASRCDTVVRLSDGRIATADRDSILRAGV, encoded by the coding sequence ATGAAACACACCTATACTTCCGTTGGCCGGCAGGAACAATTCCCGATCCACGCATCCGGCCTATGCAAACGGGTTTCTCCTAGGAAAGGGGAGACCATCACCCTCCTGGACAACGTGGAGTTCACCGCGCCATGGGGAGCCATGACCGGCATCGTGGGACCGTCGGGCAGCGGCAAATCAACCCTGCTCTACTGCCTCGCCGGACTCGAGCCCGTTAGTTCGGGCCAGGTGGACATCCTGGGGCAGCGCGTCTCGTCCATGGGACCCGCCGCGTCCGCCCGATTCCGCCGCGAACATCTGGGTTTCGTTTTCCAGGCCTACAATCTGGTGCCTTCTATGAGCGTGGAGGACAACCTCAAGCTGCCCTTCACCCTGCGTAACGCCCGTTGGCCTCAGTCCCGGGTATCCGGCGTGCTGACCAGACTGGGCATCGACGGACTCGTCAAAACCAACGTGACGCTTCTGTCGGGAGGCGAACAGCAGAGGGTCGCCCTGGCCCGCACCTTGCTCTCCGACCCCGATGTCATCTTCGCCGACGAACCCACCGGCGCACTCGACCGGGACACCGGCAACCGAGTCGTCGACGAGCTTGCCGCCTTCGCCAATCACCCGGGACACGCGGTCGTCATGGTCACCCATAGCGCTCAAGTCGCCTCCCGATGCGACACCGTCGTGCGACTCAGCGATGGGCGCATAGCCACAGCCGACAGGGATTCCATACTGAGAGCAGGTGTCTGA
- a CDS encoding phosphoribosyl-ATP diphosphatase, which yields MKTFESLFQELSEKAATRPEGSLTVDELDKGTHFIGKKIVEEASETWIAAEYEGADRTAEEMSQLLYHVQVMMIKHGISLEDVYKHL from the coding sequence ATGAAGACGTTTGAATCGTTGTTCCAGGAACTGAGCGAGAAGGCCGCCACCCGTCCGGAGGGCTCGCTGACCGTCGACGAGCTCGACAAGGGCACGCATTTCATCGGCAAGAAGATCGTCGAGGAGGCCTCCGAGACGTGGATCGCCGCCGAATACGAGGGCGCCGACCGCACCGCCGAGGAGATGAGCCAGCTGCTCTACCACGTGCAGGTGATGATGATCAAGCACGGTATCAGCCTGGAGGATGTCTACAAGCACCTGTGA
- a CDS encoding DUF881 domain-containing protein — MALEPPTPGSFPVPQENEPVKRRAVFSSSFAALESHHALSPDEAPVTPRRRRRAHEDSLQLIDNLVNRSVDPMFSDSRLVRGQQSKVTVWFNRCVVFLICIVVGMAGSVFVQQLHTDPRKAVRQSLASQLQERTTQIESLTTEVEELRSEVDEQSKSLSGTVKSQTALQDEMVNGQSAVEGEGIVLTLADPIAATQSGSDTASGHIRVVTDLDLQNLVSLLFQNGAEAIAINGNRLGVQTSIRIAGGHILIGTTAVESPYTIEAIGDKDALDEAMSQENQQELYETFAQAGMTFQVRKSNSITLKAAVTSEVSYARRNE; from the coding sequence ATGGCGCTTGAACCGCCGACTCCGGGTTCGTTCCCCGTTCCGCAGGAGAACGAGCCGGTGAAGCGTCGCGCCGTGTTCTCATCGTCCTTCGCCGCCCTGGAATCGCATCACGCGCTTTCTCCGGACGAGGCGCCGGTAACCCCTCGCCGTCGTCGCCGCGCGCATGAGGATTCGCTGCAACTCATCGACAATCTCGTCAATCGTTCCGTCGATCCGATGTTCTCCGACTCACGTCTGGTGCGTGGGCAGCAGTCCAAGGTCACGGTATGGTTCAACCGATGCGTCGTGTTCCTGATCTGCATCGTCGTCGGCATGGCGGGCAGCGTGTTCGTGCAGCAGCTGCACACCGATCCCCGCAAGGCGGTGCGGCAGAGTCTGGCGAGCCAGTTGCAGGAACGCACCACGCAGATCGAATCGCTGACCACCGAGGTCGAGGAGCTGCGCTCCGAAGTGGACGAGCAGTCCAAATCGTTGTCGGGAACGGTGAAGTCGCAGACGGCGCTGCAGGATGAAATGGTGAACGGCCAGTCGGCGGTCGAAGGCGAGGGAATCGTCCTGACCCTCGCCGACCCCATCGCCGCCACCCAATCCGGCAGCGACACGGCGAGCGGCCATATCCGCGTCGTCACCGACCTCGACCTGCAGAACCTCGTCTCGCTGCTGTTCCAGAACGGCGCCGAGGCGATCGCGATCAACGGCAACCGTCTGGGCGTGCAGACCTCGATCCGCATCGCCGGCGGGCATATCCTCATCGGCACCACGGCCGTGGAAAGCCCGTACACCATCGAGGCGATCGGCGACAAGGACGCCCTGGACGAAGCCATGAGCCAGGAGAACCAGCAGGAATTGTATGAAACCTTCGCGCAGGCGGGTATGACGTTTCAGGTGAGGAAATCCAATTCGATTACACTGAAGGCAGCGGTAACGAGCGAGGTCTCGTATGCGAGGAGGAACGAATAA
- a CDS encoding FtsX-like permease family protein → MLVLTVSQTMLGLLAMMLSSARALGDLPGMDEQSRTAYQNLMIPFVALLVAAVLIILQVVSSVITQRRRNLALLALQGATPWQLTALTCLRVLILALAASLISLVASFLLARPLYAWETSQFLIGRQPFIASHQFTSWAAGTVCGVAVALVGTLLTIRTISRISPVESLRAAIAPPKTIGWMRRILASLCLLAALAFMLVPVMQAQSIPADQLTRLHTAEPILPIGMGSTFGFVLLLAAICLAGPALLGVVTSCWTGIIAPHVPSWLVACRQAGSRMRNLSSTVIPLAVGVSLLMMTDSFYLTSTESSRLLPPNLEVDSSDFSMLITLLGPALVVTLAGVCAGYLISAHGRSLDLSLVAITGADPGQLELMSAFEGLIMATTTALVSFVSSLLPIVVYAEGFRKIFGVSHIGIPWIHWALVYLILAAAASLASWATVRRTVRRSPAAVIARYTGE, encoded by the coding sequence ATGCTTGTGCTGACCGTCTCGCAAACCATGCTGGGTCTGCTGGCCATGATGCTCTCATCGGCCCGAGCGCTTGGAGACCTGCCCGGTATGGACGAACAGAGCCGGACGGCCTATCAGAATCTGATGATTCCCTTCGTGGCTCTCCTCGTCGCCGCGGTGCTGATCATCCTGCAGGTCGTCTCGTCGGTGATCACGCAGCGGCGCCGCAACCTCGCCCTTCTGGCTCTGCAGGGAGCCACGCCGTGGCAGCTCACCGCATTGACCTGCCTGCGAGTGCTCATCCTGGCGCTTGCGGCCAGTCTGATCTCCCTAGTGGCGTCCTTCCTGCTGGCCAGGCCTCTCTACGCGTGGGAGACTTCGCAGTTCCTGATCGGCCGACAGCCTTTTATCGCCAGCCACCAGTTCACCTCCTGGGCCGCGGGCACGGTATGCGGAGTGGCGGTGGCTTTGGTCGGCACGCTGTTGACCATCAGGACCATCAGCCGGATCAGTCCGGTGGAATCCCTGCGTGCCGCCATCGCCCCGCCGAAAACGATCGGCTGGATGCGGCGCATCCTCGCCTCACTGTGCCTATTGGCCGCCTTGGCGTTCATGCTGGTGCCGGTCATGCAGGCGCAGTCCATCCCCGCCGACCAACTCACCCGCCTGCACACCGCCGAGCCCATCCTCCCCATCGGTATGGGCAGCACGTTCGGCTTCGTGCTCCTGCTGGCGGCGATCTGCCTGGCCGGTCCCGCGTTGCTGGGCGTGGTCACGAGCTGCTGGACCGGAATCATCGCCCCGCACGTCCCCTCCTGGCTGGTGGCATGCCGGCAGGCCGGCAGCCGCATGCGCAACCTCAGCTCAACGGTCATACCCTTGGCCGTGGGTGTGTCTTTGCTGATGATGACCGACTCCTTCTACCTGACCAGCACCGAATCCAGCCGTCTGCTTCCTCCCAACCTAGAGGTCGACAGCTCCGATTTCTCCATGCTCATCACCCTCCTTGGCCCCGCGCTGGTCGTCACGCTGGCCGGGGTGTGCGCCGGCTATCTCATCTCGGCCCACGGCCGGAGCCTGGACCTGTCTCTTGTGGCGATCACAGGCGCCGATCCGGGGCAACTCGAGCTCATGTCCGCCTTCGAGGGGCTCATCATGGCGACGACCACTGCCCTGGTGTCTTTCGTCTCCAGCCTCCTGCCGATCGTCGTGTATGCCGAGGGCTTCCGCAAAATCTTCGGCGTCTCACACATCGGCATACCATGGATCCACTGGGCACTGGTCTACCTCATCCTCGCCGCGGCGGCATCGCTGGCGTCATGGGCCACAGTGCGCAGGACGGTACGCCGGTCCCCCGCCGCCGTGATAGCACGGTACACTGGCGAGTGA